In a genomic window of Bradyrhizobium sp. LLZ17:
- a CDS encoding adenylate/guanylate cyclase domain-containing protein has translation MNPNTCTFCELAFTRIMKARNVTIDATVLFADLRGYTAASQSVTSREISTTLDAFYDECAEAIWQHDGLLNKTIGDAIMAVFNFPIRQEGHAAQAVQAARQMQQRWRGRHADLVGGLGLDEGSLSIGIGISSGDVSFGEFGHSHRDLTAIGTVVNTAARAQSAARGGQILVTKSVRDRCPKGIVQSEGTRYSLKGLGAPIELYDAGTLEGLASDPVKSYPDGP, from the coding sequence ATGAATCCCAACACCTGCACCTTTTGCGAACTCGCCTTTACGCGAATCATGAAAGCCCGCAACGTCACGATCGATGCAACCGTGCTCTTCGCGGACCTGCGCGGGTATACGGCAGCGTCTCAGTCAGTGACATCGCGCGAGATCTCTACAACCCTTGATGCTTTCTACGATGAATGCGCCGAAGCAATCTGGCAGCATGACGGTTTGCTGAACAAGACGATTGGTGATGCCATCATGGCGGTCTTCAATTTTCCAATCAGACAAGAAGGTCATGCAGCGCAGGCGGTCCAAGCCGCCCGACAGATGCAGCAACGCTGGCGCGGCCGGCACGCGGACCTCGTGGGTGGACTCGGCTTAGATGAAGGAAGCCTGAGCATTGGCATCGGCATCAGCAGCGGCGATGTCAGCTTTGGTGAGTTCGGTCACTCGCATCGGGACCTTACCGCGATCGGCACGGTGGTAAATACCGCCGCTCGCGCGCAATCTGCTGCCCGTGGAGGACAGATACTGGTCACGAAATCTGTTCGCGATCGGTGTCCAAAGGGCATCGTCCAAAGCGAGGGAACCAGATACAGCTTAAAGGGGCTCGGGGCGCCCATCGAACTGTACGATGCCGGGACATTGGAAGGTCTGGCATCCGACCCGGTCAAAAGCTACCCCGACGGTCCCTAA
- a CDS encoding ABC transporter substrate binding protein, protein MRGREFMALLSGAVAARPRAVRAQQFLPLIGVLSSGPAKLRDDQSDGLRRGLKEAGFVEGENLNILYRGADDQYDRLSALASELVSRSVAVIATAGGPVAALAAKSATNTIPIVFAAVSDPVKSGLVASLNRPGGNVTGKAGLTIELDAKRLELLSELTSTPRLIGALVNTNRPGGRSRRA, encoded by the coding sequence ATGCGAGGTCGCGAATTCATGGCGCTCTTGAGCGGAGCGGTGGCCGCACGGCCAAGAGCAGTTCGAGCGCAGCAGTTCTTGCCATTGATCGGCGTCCTCAGCAGCGGCCCAGCCAAATTGCGTGATGATCAATCGGACGGTCTTCGGCGTGGGCTGAAGGAGGCGGGCTTCGTGGAAGGCGAGAACCTAAACATCCTATACCGCGGGGCGGATGACCAATACGACCGCTTGTCGGCATTGGCCTCCGAGCTAGTCAGCAGATCAGTTGCAGTCATCGCGACCGCCGGTGGTCCAGTGGCGGCGCTCGCGGCCAAGTCGGCGACCAACACGATCCCGATTGTTTTCGCAGCTGTCTCCGACCCGGTAAAAAGCGGCTTGGTGGCAAGTCTCAATCGCCCCGGAGGCAATGTCACCGGCAAGGCCGGGTTGACTATCGAACTCGATGCCAAGCGGCTTGAACTGCTGAGCGAGCTGACCTCGACCCCGCGGCTCATCGGCGCGCTGGTAAATACCAATCGACCCGGGGGTCGAAGCCGAAGAGCATGA
- a CDS encoding ABC transporter substrate binding protein: MLAAAKKLGRALVVLRTDNGPSIEAAFATLAKRDIAGVLVGADALFNDHRQQVVSLAARYAMAGVYPWREYVGAGGLVSYGANLSEGYRLSGVYVGRILKGEKPADLPVVQPEKFELAINLRTAKTLGLAIPPAIIARADEVIE; this comes from the coding sequence TTGCTTGCGGCGGCAAAGAAATTAGGCCGCGCACTAGTGGTTCTTCGTACAGATAACGGGCCTTCGATCGAGGCGGCCTTCGCCACGTTGGCAAAACGTGACATTGCCGGGGTTCTGGTGGGTGCGGATGCGCTCTTCAATGATCATCGTCAGCAGGTCGTCTCGCTCGCAGCGCGCTACGCCATGGCAGGCGTCTATCCGTGGCGCGAGTATGTAGGCGCAGGAGGACTCGTAAGTTATGGGGCAAACCTGTCGGAAGGATACCGCTTATCGGGAGTGTACGTCGGTCGCATTCTAAAGGGAGAAAAGCCAGCCGATTTGCCAGTGGTTCAACCTGAGAAATTTGAACTCGCGATCAACCTTAGAACGGCCAAGACGCTCGGTCTCGCTATCCCGCCAGCAATCATCGCTCGCGCCGACGAGGTAATCGAATAG
- a CDS encoding DUF6494 family protein, whose translation MTAEFDEDRFNMAIRKFLKHVGVTSQREIENLVRSGAVKGGKLKLRMTLSAEGTALKHVVEETIAL comes from the coding sequence ATGACCGCCGAGTTCGATGAAGACCGCTTCAATATGGCTATCCGTAAATTTCTGAAGCATGTCGGAGTTACATCGCAGCGTGAAATTGAGAACCTAGTGCGTAGCGGGGCCGTGAAAGGTGGCAAGCTCAAACTGCGAATGACCCTGTCCGCTGAGGGGACGGCGCTGAAACATGTAGTCGAGGAAACAATCGCACTCTGA
- the ltrA gene encoding group II intron reverse transcriptase/maturase: MSLTTPDKIRSLQRKLYCKAKAEPTFRFYLLYDKICREDILVHAYRLARVNAGAPGVDGITFAQIEEQGLEAWLAGLREELVSKTYRPDPVRRVMIPKANGGERPLGIPTIRDRVIQTAAKMVIEPFFEADFEDNAYGYRPARGAVDAVKEVHRHLCRGYADVVDADLSKYFDTIPHSELIKSVARRVVDRNVLRLIKMWLRAPIEERDADGTRRMSGGKRNTRGTPQGGVASPLLANIYMNRFLKHWRLTESGDTFRAHVVSYADDFVILSRGRAAEALAWTKVVMTKLGLTINEAKTSLRNAREERFDFLGYSFGAHRFEANGNWYLGASPSKKSVQRLKTKISDLLVPSNIDPWPEVCDKLNRSLRGWSNYFGYGSRSKAYRSVDQYVSERCAGSSREDTKCKGAAIADSRSMSFIENSAFCAFNACPKRSRRVHCGEAGRKAGCRKSARPV, encoded by the coding sequence ATGAGCCTGACAACGCCTGATAAGATCCGGAGCCTTCAGAGAAAGCTCTACTGCAAAGCGAAGGCGGAGCCCACCTTCCGCTTCTATCTGCTCTACGACAAGATCTGTCGCGAGGACATCCTGGTCCACGCCTATCGGCTCGCCCGAGTTAATGCGGGTGCACCGGGTGTGGATGGGATCACGTTTGCTCAGATCGAGGAGCAGGGCCTGGAAGCATGGTTGGCGGGCTTGCGCGAGGAACTGGTCTCGAAAACATACCGACCTGATCCGGTGCGGCGGGTGATGATCCCCAAAGCGAATGGTGGCGAGCGTCCGCTCGGCATTCCGACCATTCGTGATCGTGTGATTCAGACTGCTGCCAAGATGGTGATCGAGCCGTTCTTCGAGGCTGACTTCGAGGACAATGCCTACGGCTACCGACCCGCTCGCGGGGCGGTGGACGCGGTCAAGGAAGTGCACCGGCATTTATGCCGGGGCTATGCTGACGTAGTTGATGCCGATTTGTCCAAGTACTTCGATACGATACCGCATTCCGAGCTGATAAAGTCAGTAGCCCGGCGTGTGGTGGATCGAAACGTCCTGCGCCTCATCAAGATGTGGCTGAGGGCGCCGATCGAGGAACGGGACGCCGACGGGACCCGGCGCATGAGTGGTGGCAAGCGAAACACGCGCGGCACGCCGCAAGGCGGCGTCGCAAGTCCACTGCTGGCCAACATCTACATGAATCGGTTCCTGAAGCATTGGCGTTTGACTGAAAGCGGCGACACGTTCCGTGCTCACGTCGTCTCCTATGCCGACGACTTCGTTATCCTCAGCCGCGGCCGCGCGGCGGAGGCATTGGCGTGGACGAAGGTGGTGATGACCAAGCTCGGGTTGACGATCAACGAGGCGAAAACTTCGTTGAGAAACGCCCGAGAGGAACGCTTCGACTTCCTCGGCTACTCGTTCGGCGCGCATCGGTTTGAGGCGAACGGGAATTGGTATCTGGGTGCGAGCCCGTCCAAGAAGAGTGTGCAACGGCTCAAGACAAAGATCAGCGATCTACTGGTGCCGAGCAATATCGATCCATGGCCGGAAGTATGTGACAAGCTGAACAGGTCTCTGCGAGGCTGGTCCAACTACTTTGGCTACGGTTCGCGGAGCAAGGCATACCGTAGCGTCGATCAATACGTCTCTGAACGCTGCGCAGGTTCCTCGCGCGAAGACACAAAGTGCAAGGGCGCGGCAATCGCCGATTCACGTTCGATGTCATTCATCGAGAACTCGGCGTTCTGTGCCTTCAACGCCTGCCCAAAGCGGTCCCGTCGCGTGCATTGCGGTGAAGCCGGTCGGAAAGCCGGATGCCGGAAATCGGCACGTCCGGTTTGA
- a CDS encoding Crp/Fnr family transcriptional regulator — MPHRKLIARLQAVAGLFEQDQAKLARMPYKLKTLSNGELVVRQGDRPKSSVVVMSGFLARQRIISDRNQISSFYIAGDMPDLHTLHLPVMDHELCSVGNSTVACVPHAHLREIMSVSPAITQAFWRETLIHAAVYREWVENLGSRQALGRIAHLLCEIAGRLELVGALDHGSSFHLPLTQQNVADACGLSVVHVNRTLQELREQGLIEWQNHVVQLRNRTALEDVAEFDRDYLRALETARSPICSVDVGTSGSSCGRM, encoded by the coding sequence ATGCCCCATCGTAAGCTGATCGCGCGCTTGCAGGCGGTGGCCGGTCTATTCGAGCAAGATCAAGCCAAGCTCGCGCGCATGCCGTACAAGCTCAAGACGTTGAGCAATGGCGAGCTTGTCGTGCGCCAAGGAGACCGCCCTAAAAGCTCGGTCGTCGTGATGAGTGGATTTCTCGCGCGTCAGAGGATAATCTCGGACCGCAACCAGATCTCTTCGTTCTATATCGCCGGTGATATGCCAGATTTGCATACGCTACACTTGCCGGTTATGGACCATGAGCTTTGCAGCGTTGGCAACTCGACAGTCGCTTGCGTGCCTCACGCTCATCTCAGAGAAATTATGAGTGTCTCACCTGCGATCACGCAGGCGTTTTGGCGCGAGACGCTGATCCATGCTGCCGTGTATCGCGAATGGGTTGAAAATCTTGGATCGCGCCAAGCCTTAGGAAGAATTGCGCATCTCCTTTGCGAAATTGCCGGTCGATTGGAGCTCGTCGGCGCCCTCGACCATGGCAGCAGCTTTCATCTCCCCTTGACACAACAGAACGTTGCCGATGCATGCGGGCTGTCAGTTGTCCATGTCAACAGGACGCTTCAGGAGCTTAGAGAGCAAGGGCTGATTGAGTGGCAGAATCATGTGGTGCAACTCCGCAACCGCACCGCGCTTGAAGACGTGGCTGAGTTCGACCGCGACTATCTTCGTGCGCTGGAGACAGCCCGTTCACCAATTTGCAGTGTGGACGTTGGAACCTCAGGGAGCAGTTGCGGTCGAATGTAA
- a CDS encoding CBS domain-containing protein, which translates to MSTVKSALAQKSGTLIHVRSSDMVIEALRKMRDNRVRSVLVIDDDVLVGIVTQGDCAIKVLLPGLDAKQTPVDQAMTGKPVTVNPDDRLKDCMAMMAERRFRHLPVLHAGKVVGVISIGDVVKNIIRDLEHNVGDLMGYIMTDSPGG; encoded by the coding sequence ATGAGCACGGTAAAAAGCGCGCTGGCGCAGAAGAGCGGCACCCTAATCCATGTACGTTCCAGCGACATGGTCATCGAAGCCTTGCGCAAGATGCGGGACAACCGGGTCCGGTCGGTGTTGGTCATCGACGACGACGTGCTGGTCGGTATCGTGACCCAGGGTGACTGCGCGATCAAAGTGCTGCTGCCCGGGCTCGATGCGAAGCAGACGCCGGTGGACCAAGCGATGACGGGCAAGCCGGTCACGGTCAACCCGGACGACCGGCTGAAAGACTGCATGGCAATGATGGCTGAGCGCCGTTTTCGCCATCTGCCAGTGCTGCATGCAGGCAAGGTCGTAGGCGTGATCTCGATTGGAGACGTCGTAAAAAACATCATCCGGGATTTGGAGCACAACGTGGGCGACCTGATGGGCTACATCATGACTGACAGCCCGGGAGGCTGA
- a CDS encoding ABC transporter substrate-binding protein: MRRRDFIALTGKAAAAWPLGALAQTAKVYRVGTLTAGPPISPKADRGAVLFDGLAKRGYVLGQNLIHEARGASGKLERVPQLMQELKAAGADVVVTISYPAAAAAKASGVPTVLASGSGDPVKTGLVESLARPGGNVTGIADDASILSTKRLSLLAALLPKLRRVAMLWNKDDLGMSMRYETSASAAKGVGITVQPLGVREPDDFNEAFAAMTRDPPDAILMVSDSLTLLNRKRVIDYAAEHRLPAIYEADTIVRDGGLMSYGADTRRSFERAAAMVDLILKGAKPAALPVEQPTRYQFVINLKTAKSIGLEIPAPLTALADEVIE; encoded by the coding sequence ATGCGACGACGAGACTTCATCGCGCTTACAGGGAAAGCGGCTGCGGCTTGGCCGTTGGGGGCGCTTGCCCAGACCGCAAAGGTTTATCGCGTAGGGACGCTCACTGCGGGCCCTCCGATCTCTCCTAAGGCGGATCGTGGTGCGGTTCTCTTCGACGGGCTGGCGAAACGTGGCTATGTGCTTGGACAGAATCTGATCCACGAAGCGCGTGGTGCGTCGGGCAAGCTTGAGCGGGTGCCGCAGTTAATGCAGGAGCTGAAGGCGGCGGGAGCGGACGTTGTGGTCACCATCAGCTACCCAGCCGCTGCCGCCGCCAAGGCATCGGGCGTCCCAACTGTGCTGGCGTCCGGCTCCGGCGATCCGGTCAAGACCGGACTGGTCGAAAGTCTCGCGCGGCCGGGCGGCAACGTGACCGGAATAGCCGATGACGCATCGATACTATCCACCAAACGGCTCTCGTTGCTGGCAGCCCTGTTGCCAAAGCTTCGCCGGGTAGCGATGCTCTGGAACAAGGACGATCTCGGAATGTCGATGCGTTATGAGACTTCCGCAAGCGCCGCGAAGGGGGTTGGAATTACTGTTCAGCCGCTTGGCGTGCGGGAACCCGACGATTTCAATGAAGCCTTCGCGGCGATGACGCGCGATCCGCCTGACGCTATCCTGATGGTTTCTGATTCGCTTACCTTGCTTAACCGAAAGCGCGTGATCGACTATGCCGCCGAGCATCGTCTGCCCGCAATCTATGAGGCGGACACAATCGTTCGCGACGGGGGTTTGATGTCATATGGAGCCGACACACGCAGATCCTTCGAGCGTGCCGCGGCGATGGTCGATCTTATCCTCAAGGGAGCGAAGCCAGCCGCCCTCCCGGTTGAGCAGCCGACACGCTACCAATTCGTTATCAACTTGAAGACCGCAAAATCGATAGGACTTGAAATTCCAGCGCCGCTAACGGCGCTCGCAGACGAAGTGATTGAATAG